One genomic window of Lynx canadensis isolate LIC74 chromosome F2, mLynCan4.pri.v2, whole genome shotgun sequence includes the following:
- the LOC115506268 gene encoding tubulin alpha-1A chain-like, translating to MRECISIHVGQAGVQIGNACWELYCLEHGIQPDGQMPSDKTIGGGDDSFNTFFSETGAGKHVPRAVFVDLEPTVIDEVRTGTYRQLFHPEQLITGKEDAANNYARGHYTIGKEIIDLVLDRIRKLADQCTGLQGFLVFHSFGGGTGSGFTSLLMERLSVDYGKKSKLEFSIYPAPQVSTAVVEPYNSILTTHTTLEHSDCAFMVDNEAIYDICRRNLNIECPTYTNLNRLIGQIVSSITASLRFDGALNVDLTEFQTNLVPYPRIHSPLATYAPVISAEKAYHEQLSVAEITNACFEPANQMVKCDPRHGKYMACCLLYRGDVVPKDVNAAIATIKTKHTIQFVDWCPTGFKVGINYQPPTVVPGGDLAKVQRAVCMLSNTTAIAEAWARLDHKFDLMYAKRAFVHWYVGEGMEEGEFSEAREDMAALEKDYEEVGVDSAEGEGEEEGEEY from the coding sequence ATGCGTGAATGCATCTCCATCCATGTTGGCCAGGCTGGTGTTCAGATCGGCAATGCCTGCTGGGAGCTCTATTGCCTGGAACACGGCATCCAGCCCGATGGCCAGATGCCAAGTGACAAGACCATTGGGGGAGGAGATGACTCCTTCAACACCTTCTTCAGTGAGACGGGAGCTGGCAAGCATGTGCCCAGGGCAGTGTTTGTAGACCTGGAACCCACAGTCATTGATGAAGTTCGCACTGGCACCTACCGCCAGCTCTTCCATCCTGAGCAGCTCATCACGGGCAAGGAAGATGCTGCCAATAACTATGCCCGAGGGCACTACACCATCGGCAAGGAGATCATCGACCTTGTCTTGGACCGAATTCGGAAACTGGCCGACCAGTGCACGGGTCTTCAGGGCTTCTTGGTTTTCCACAGCTTTGGAGGGGGAACTGGTTCTGGGTTCACCTCCCTGCTGATGGAACGTCTCTCTGTCGATTATGGCAAGAAGTCCAAGCTGGAGTTCTCCATTTACCCAGCCCCCCAGGTTTCCACTGCTGTCGTTGAGCCCTACAACTCCATCCTCACTACCCACACCACCCTGGAGCACTCTGATTGTGCCTTCATGGTAGACAACGAGGCCATCTATGACATCTGTCGTAGAAACCTCAATATTGAATGCCCAACCTACACTAACCTAAATAGGTTGATAGGTCAAATTGTGTCTTCCATCACTGCTTCCCTCAGATTTGATGGAGCCCTGAATGTTGACCTGACAGAATTCCAGACCAACCTGGTGCCCTATCCCCGCATCCACTCCCCTCTGGCCACATATGCCCCTGTCATCTCTGCTGAGAAAGCCTACCATGAACAGCTTTCTGTAGCAGAGATCACCAATGCGTGCTTTGAGCCAGCCAACCAGATGGTGAAATGCGACCCTCGCCATGGTAAATACATGGCTTGCTGCCTGTTGTACCGTGGTGATGTGGTTCCCAAAGATGTCAATGCTGCCATTGCCACCATCAAGACCAAGCATACCATCCAGTTCGTGGACTGGTGCCCCACTGGCTTCAAAGTTGGCATTAATTACCAGCCTCCCACTGTGGTACCTGGTGGAGACCTGGCCAAAGTACAGCGAGCTGTGTGCATGCTGAGCAACACCACAGCCATTGCTGAGGCCTGGGCTCGCCTGGACCACAAGTTTGACCTGATGTATGCCAAGCGTGCCTTTGTTCACTGGTATGTGGGTGAGGGCATGGAGGAAGGAGAGTTTTCTGAGGCCCGTGAGGACATGGCTGCCCTTGAGAAGGATTATGAGGAGGTTGGTGTGGATTCTGCTGAAGGAGAgggtgaagaggaaggagaggaatacTAA